A region of Brienomyrus brachyistius isolate T26 unplaced genomic scaffold, BBRACH_0.4 scaffold214, whole genome shotgun sequence DNA encodes the following proteins:
- the LOC125728236 gene encoding splicing factor U2AF 65 kDa subunit-like, with product MSDFDEFEKQLSENRQAAAGSPKTDRFEREKERHKKRSRSRSLSRGEKHRRWSKDSRGRSHEKRSSSRDRKGRDRRSSSREHSYSPRRSRKKRTYKYWDVPPPGFEHITPMQYKAMQAAGQIPTIALLATSTTSGVAVTPTQVPMVGSQMTRQARRLYVGNIPFGLTEEAMADFFNTQMRLAGLCQGPTNPVLAVQINQDKNFAFLEFRSVDETTQAMAFDGIIFQGQSLKIRRPHDYRPLPGISEQPAFHVPGVVSTVVPDSPHKLFVGGLPNYLSDDQVP from the exons atgtccgatttcgatgagtttgagaagcagttaagcgaaaatcggcaag ctgccgcaggatccccgaaaactgaccgctttg agcgggagaaggagcgacacaagaagcgtagccgcagccggtctctgagccgtggcgagaagcaccgccgctggagcaaggactccagggggcggagtcacgagaagcgcagcagcagccgcgaccgcaagggtcgtgaccgacggagcagctcacgcgagcacag ctactctcctcggagaagccgtaagaaaaggacatacaagtactgggatgttccccctccgggattcgagcacatcacccccatgcagtacaaggcaatgcaag ctgcagggcagatccccacgatagctttactggcaacatccaccaccagcggcgtggcagtgacgcccacccaggtgccgatggtcggcagccagatgacccggcaggccaggcggctttatgtcggcaacatccccttcggcctgacggag gaggccatggcggatttcttcaatacccagatgcgattggctggcttatgtcaaggtcccaccaatcccgtcctcgctgttcagataaaccaggacaagaactttgccttccttgaa tttcggtccgtggatgagaccacgcaggcaatggccttcgacggcatcattttccagggtcagtcgttaaaaatcaggcggccccacgactatcgccccctgcctggcatctcagagcagcccgccttccacgtaccag gggtcgtctccaccgtggttccagactcgccacacaagctctttgtcggaggcctgcccaactatctcagtgacgatcaggtacccc